In the Mycobacteriales bacterium genome, one interval contains:
- a CDS encoding DMT family transporter → MTLTDRTSVTPSTLALAGLLAVTAAWGSTFFMLKGVLERVPAADFLAVRFAIATLVLAAIAPHAVRRLTPRARRQGVALGLVFGAGQLLQTVGLETTSASVSGFVTGMYVVFTPLLGALLLGARLPASAWSAVGLATVGLGVLSLQGLAVGTGEALTLLGALAYAAHIVGLGRWSSAGDTVGLAIVQLATTAVVCTVGALPGGVVVPSTTGDWMVLLHMALVAGALAMIVQTWAQARLAPTRAAVVMTMEPVWAAGFAVAFGGEHLGPRVAVGGVLVMVAMWLVERGAAESVEDLQDLQELQDLRAYDADVPVPRHPVLEPV, encoded by the coding sequence GTGACTCTGACAGACCGCACCTCCGTGACCCCGTCCACCCTCGCCCTGGCCGGGCTGCTCGCCGTGACCGCAGCCTGGGGCTCGACCTTCTTCATGCTCAAGGGCGTGCTGGAGCGGGTGCCCGCCGCCGACTTCCTCGCGGTCCGCTTCGCCATCGCGACCCTCGTGCTCGCCGCGATCGCGCCGCACGCCGTGCGCCGGCTGACCCCGCGCGCCCGTCGCCAGGGCGTCGCGCTCGGCCTCGTCTTCGGCGCCGGCCAGCTGCTGCAGACCGTCGGCCTCGAGACGACCAGCGCGTCGGTGTCGGGCTTCGTCACGGGCATGTACGTCGTCTTCACCCCCCTGCTCGGCGCCCTGCTGCTCGGCGCCCGGCTGCCCGCCAGCGCCTGGAGCGCCGTCGGCCTCGCCACCGTCGGCCTGGGTGTGCTGTCCCTGCAGGGGCTCGCGGTCGGCACCGGCGAGGCGCTCACCCTGCTCGGGGCCCTGGCCTACGCCGCTCACATCGTCGGCCTCGGCCGCTGGAGCTCGGCCGGCGACACCGTCGGGCTCGCCATCGTGCAGCTCGCGACGACCGCTGTCGTCTGCACGGTTGGCGCCCTGCCCGGCGGCGTCGTCGTCCCGTCGACCACCGGTGACTGGATGGTGCTGCTCCACATGGCGCTCGTCGCCGGCGCGCTCGCGATGATCGTGCAGACCTGGGCGCAGGCCCGCCTCGCACCGACCCGCGCGGCCGTCGTCATGACGATGGAGCCGGTCTGGGCCGCGGGCTTCGCGGTCGCCTTCGGTGGCGAGCACCTCGGCCCGCGGGTCGCGGTCGGCGGCGTCCTCGTGATGGTCGCGATGTGGCTCGTCGAGCGCGGCGCGGCCGAGTCGGTCGAGGACCTCCAGGACCTCCAGGAGCTCCAGGACCTCCGGGCGTACGACGCCGACGTCCCCGTCCCGCGCCACCCCGTCCTCGAGCCCGTCTGA
- a CDS encoding DUF1214 domain-containing protein — translation MDAENQAAQAVLTGQAWHDFCQALEKAGEVVLRETAPATPLDRAEGFRYLARLTRNALYSTIENSDPTRPRMQGLDLVKIGADNPDNVYHSAPVTGRESYVITGTRGSIAQTTFGSKANRYAKDGTMASTGELRNDDLVVEADGTLTIHVATDKPEGAVNWLPLADDSTMIVLRESYLDRTSEVAGAYRIERVGGHAQPEPLDPKHLVRSLQRAALGVHGTAATFAAWTELFMTRPNELPDWGQEMFQKAGGDPEIFYLHGYWTLEPGQAWVIETDVPDAPYWNFQLSNWWMESLDWERRITVNKHTARLDDDGRLVLVVAGEDPGWGNWIDTAGHTTGTALLRWVGTDHHPLPSCRVVEL, via the coding sequence ATGGACGCGGAGAACCAGGCGGCACAGGCGGTCCTCACCGGGCAGGCGTGGCACGACTTCTGCCAGGCCCTCGAGAAGGCCGGCGAGGTGGTCCTGCGCGAGACCGCCCCCGCGACGCCGCTCGACCGCGCCGAGGGGTTCCGCTACCTCGCGCGACTGACCCGCAACGCGCTCTACTCGACCATCGAGAACTCCGACCCGACCCGCCCTCGGATGCAGGGCCTCGACCTCGTCAAGATCGGCGCGGACAACCCGGACAACGTCTACCACTCGGCGCCGGTCACAGGGCGCGAGTCCTACGTCATCACCGGCACCCGCGGGTCGATCGCGCAGACGACCTTCGGCAGCAAGGCCAACCGCTACGCCAAGGACGGCACGATGGCGTCCACCGGCGAGCTGCGCAACGACGACCTCGTGGTCGAGGCCGACGGGACGCTCACGATCCACGTCGCGACCGACAAGCCCGAAGGGGCGGTCAACTGGCTGCCGCTGGCCGACGACTCCACGATGATCGTGCTGCGCGAGAGCTACCTCGACCGCACGTCGGAGGTCGCCGGGGCCTACCGCATCGAGCGGGTCGGCGGCCATGCCCAGCCCGAGCCGCTCGACCCGAAGCACCTGGTGCGCTCGCTGCAGCGCGCGGCGCTCGGAGTGCACGGGACCGCGGCGACCTTCGCGGCCTGGACCGAGTTGTTCATGACGCGCCCCAACGAGCTGCCCGACTGGGGCCAGGAGATGTTCCAGAAGGCCGGCGGCGACCCCGAGATCTTCTACCTGCACGGCTACTGGACCCTCGAGCCCGGCCAGGCCTGGGTGATCGAGACCGATGTGCCGGACGCGCCCTACTGGAACTTCCAGCTCTCCAACTGGTGGATGGAGTCGCTCGATTGGGAGCGCCGCATCACCGTCAACAAGCACACCGCGCGGCTCGACGACGACGGCCGGCTCGTCCTCGTCGTCGCGGGCGAGGACCCGGGCTGGGGCAACTGGATCGACACCGCCGGCCACACCACCGGCACCGCGCTGCTGCGCTGGGTCGGCACCGACCACCACCCCCTGCCGTCCTGCCGCGTCGTGGAGCTCTAG
- a CDS encoding Lrp/AsnC family transcriptional regulator, giving the protein MSKRRPDATDERILRLLVRNARLSWRDVGDEVGLSANAVAQRVKRLETDGWVLGYTTVLDPGLDDEGLTALVHLRAAPDVDAAAFESAIAAIPSVTEVLDLAGNVDYQVRVRYSTQRELVDTVNALRMVEGVTGIETRPVLRSVLARE; this is encoded by the coding sequence ATGAGCAAGCGCCGTCCGGACGCCACGGACGAGCGGATCCTCCGTCTGCTCGTGAGGAACGCCCGTCTGTCGTGGCGTGACGTGGGCGACGAGGTGGGGCTGTCGGCCAACGCCGTGGCGCAGCGGGTCAAGCGGCTCGAGACCGACGGGTGGGTCCTCGGGTACACCACCGTGCTCGACCCGGGCCTCGACGACGAGGGCCTCACCGCGCTCGTCCACCTGCGGGCCGCCCCCGACGTCGACGCGGCCGCCTTCGAGTCGGCCATCGCCGCGATCCCGTCGGTCACCGAGGTCCTCGACCTCGCCGGCAACGTCGACTACCAGGTGCGGGTGCGCTACTCCACGCAGCGCGAGCTCGTCGACACCGTCAACGCGCTGCGGATGGTCGAGGGCGTCACCGGCATCGAGACCCGACCGGTGCTGCGCTCGGTCCTCGCGCGGGAGTAG
- a CDS encoding DUF839 domain-containing protein, translating to MDRRDFLRAGVVAAGATALGGSLWRDGFAAVAGDSPYGPLRAADGNGVRLPERFRSRVVARTGQRVGTYTWHGAPDGGACFSTGDGGWVYASNSELVSGGGAGVVRFDSEGRILGGRRILSGTSSNCAGGATPWGTWLSCEETARGRVWECDPTGSRAAVVRPAMGRFVHEAAAVDTARQVVYLTEDATDGCFYRFRPTRWPDLSAGVLEVMAGSGTGVAWLRVPDPSAASTPTRMQVPGARVFRGGEGCWWARGVCWFTTKGDGRVWRYDVTAGRLDVAWSGGQPLTGVDNVVGSRSDDLFVAEDGGDMQVCVLTPEGTVAPFLQVVGHDGSEITGPAFSPDGTRLYFSSQRGTTGRSTGGVTFEVRGPFRKSTRKVPWY from the coding sequence GTGGACAGACGGGACTTCCTGCGGGCCGGTGTGGTGGCCGCCGGCGCGACCGCGCTCGGTGGGTCGCTGTGGCGCGACGGCTTCGCGGCGGTCGCCGGCGACAGCCCCTACGGCCCGCTGCGCGCCGCCGACGGCAACGGCGTGCGCCTGCCCGAGCGCTTCCGTTCGCGGGTCGTGGCCCGCACCGGCCAGCGGGTCGGCACCTACACCTGGCACGGCGCGCCCGACGGCGGTGCCTGCTTCAGCACCGGTGACGGCGGCTGGGTCTACGCCTCCAACTCCGAGCTGGTCTCCGGTGGTGGCGCCGGGGTCGTCCGCTTCGACAGCGAGGGGCGGATCCTGGGCGGCCGCCGGATCCTGTCGGGCACGAGCAGCAACTGCGCCGGGGGCGCGACCCCGTGGGGGACCTGGCTGTCGTGCGAGGAGACCGCCCGCGGCCGGGTCTGGGAGTGCGACCCGACCGGCAGCCGGGCCGCGGTCGTGCGGCCCGCGATGGGTCGCTTCGTCCACGAGGCCGCCGCCGTCGACACCGCCCGTCAGGTGGTCTACCTCACCGAGGACGCCACCGACGGCTGCTTCTACCGCTTCCGCCCCACCCGCTGGCCGGACCTCTCCGCCGGCGTCCTCGAGGTGATGGCCGGCTCCGGCACCGGCGTCGCGTGGTTGCGCGTCCCCGATCCCTCAGCGGCCTCGACGCCGACCCGGATGCAGGTCCCGGGGGCGCGGGTCTTCCGCGGCGGCGAGGGCTGCTGGTGGGCGCGGGGCGTCTGCTGGTTCACGACGAAGGGCGACGGCAGGGTCTGGAGGTACGACGTGACAGCCGGCCGCCTCGACGTCGCCTGGTCGGGCGGACAGCCCCTCACCGGCGTCGACAACGTCGTCGGGTCGAGGTCGGACGACCTGTTCGTCGCGGAGGACGGCGGCGACATGCAGGTCTGCGTGCTCACCCCGGAGGGCACTGTCGCACCGTTCCTGCAGGTCGTCGGCCACGACGGCTCGGAGATCACCGGGCCGGCGTTCAGTCCCGACGGGACCCGGCTCTACTTCTCCTCGCAGCGCGGCACGACGGGCCGCTCGACCGGGGGCGTCACCTTCGAGGTACGCGGGCCCTTCCGGAAGTCCACCCGCAAGGTCCCCTGGTACTGA
- a CDS encoding alpha/beta fold hydrolase — protein MGRAAVISKGLGRVLHAPRVEAVPEGRVVELPGRGRTFVVDVPGPPGAPVLVLLHALGCTGYLSWYPVIAGLAEDHRVVVLDQRWHGRGIRSERFSLEDCADDVVALLDALGVDRCIPVGYSMGGAVAQLVWQRHPQRVEGLVLCATARNFRGTAKEKLFFPAVGAVLRPLARYSRERVTRLADALPALPTTTSHDPQWGLAQFRSTSAWTMPHVLDALGRFDSSSWIAGVDVPTAVVAMGKDHTIPVRRQHRLAASIPGADVVEVDAGHAGLVLSAGRFGPALDVALASVRARLAPPVLAPPVEARPRRVRRSRAELPALPEPRLAEVGPRTVRRPRATG, from the coding sequence ATGGGACGCGCTGCCGTGATCAGCAAGGGGCTGGGTCGGGTGCTGCACGCGCCGCGGGTCGAGGCGGTGCCCGAGGGCCGGGTGGTCGAGCTGCCCGGTCGCGGCCGGACCTTCGTCGTCGACGTCCCCGGCCCGCCCGGCGCCCCGGTGCTGGTCCTGCTGCACGCGCTCGGCTGCACCGGCTACCTGTCGTGGTACCCCGTGATCGCGGGCCTCGCCGAGGACCACCGCGTCGTCGTGCTCGACCAGCGCTGGCACGGCCGCGGCATCCGCTCCGAGCGCTTCTCCCTCGAGGACTGCGCCGACGACGTCGTCGCGCTGCTCGACGCCCTCGGCGTCGACCGCTGCATCCCGGTCGGCTACTCCATGGGCGGCGCCGTCGCCCAGCTCGTCTGGCAGCGCCACCCGCAGCGGGTCGAGGGGCTGGTGCTGTGCGCCACCGCCCGCAACTTCCGCGGCACCGCGAAGGAGAAGCTGTTCTTCCCGGCCGTCGGCGCGGTGCTGCGGCCGCTCGCCCGCTACAGCCGCGAGCGCGTCACCCGCCTCGCTGACGCGCTGCCCGCCCTGCCGACGACGACCTCGCACGACCCGCAGTGGGGGCTCGCGCAGTTCCGCTCGACCAGCGCCTGGACGATGCCGCACGTCCTCGACGCGCTCGGCCGCTTCGACTCCTCGTCGTGGATCGCCGGCGTCGACGTCCCGACCGCGGTGGTCGCCATGGGCAAGGACCACACCATCCCCGTACGCCGCCAGCACCGCCTGGCCGCGAGCATCCCGGGAGCCGATGTCGTCGAGGTCGACGCCGGCCACGCCGGGCTCGTGCTGTCGGCCGGGCGCTTCGGTCCGGCCCTCGACGTGGCGCTCGCCTCGGTGCGGGCGCGGCTGGCACCCCCGGTCCTGGCACCCCCGGTCGAGGCACGCCCGCGTCGGGTCAGGCGCTCACGCGCCGAGCTGCCCGCGCTGCCGGAGCCCCGGCTGGCCGAGGTCGGCCCGCGCACCGTCCGACGCCCCCGAGCGACGGGCTGA
- a CDS encoding SRPBCC domain-containing protein gives MTADTTIRSLLVEIDAPAHVVWAVVTDFASYASWNPFTVRVDTGGEVGDEVLLHLPDPADADKTFTTLEHLRVTRPPTDEVPGLLQYDTGDSIPGMLAVRDQVVTSLGAERSSYATTDAFTGDIAAVVYEMQAEWVKAGFDATALALKDRAEKLWADQS, from the coding sequence ATGACCGCCGACACCACCATCCGGTCCCTGCTCGTCGAGATCGACGCGCCGGCCCACGTCGTCTGGGCGGTCGTCACGGACTTCGCGTCGTACGCCTCCTGGAACCCCTTCACCGTCCGGGTCGACACCGGCGGCGAGGTCGGCGACGAGGTGCTACTGCACCTGCCCGACCCGGCTGACGCGGACAAGACCTTCACGACGCTCGAGCACCTGCGGGTCACGCGGCCGCCGACCGACGAGGTGCCGGGTCTGCTGCAGTACGACACCGGGGACTCGATCCCCGGGATGCTCGCGGTCCGCGACCAGGTCGTCACCTCGCTCGGCGCCGAGCGGTCGTCCTACGCGACCACCGACGCCTTCACCGGCGACATCGCCGCGGTCGTCTACGAGATGCAGGCGGAGTGGGTGAAGGCCGGCTTCGACGCGACCGCGCTGGCGCTCAAGGACCGTGCCGAGAAGCTCTGGGCCGACCAGTCGTGA
- a CDS encoding DUF2786 domain-containing protein → MTDADDKLVDRVGKLLAQAEGTDNEHEAAAFVERAQQLATAHAVDLELARRRQQERHARGTQEPVVQERLVVGAAGKRGNRHRVLLYLAVATPNDVRADVSRDSAWVLGYGHRSDLEVVERLWASLVVQMTAAADRRIARGEHRDEGLAALSWRLSFYDGWVAEVGRRLDEARVRALAALDEARAAARAADPATTATSGPSTSSELVLREKAVRVSDFYREASQARGSWRGAFDGRTRVSGSARRSGASDGARADLGQPGLRQRGQLGA, encoded by the coding sequence GTGACCGACGCAGACGACAAGCTCGTCGACCGGGTGGGCAAGCTGCTCGCCCAGGCCGAGGGCACCGACAACGAGCACGAGGCCGCGGCCTTCGTGGAGCGCGCGCAGCAGCTCGCCACGGCCCACGCCGTCGACCTGGAGCTGGCGCGCCGGCGCCAGCAGGAGCGGCACGCGCGCGGCACCCAGGAGCCCGTCGTGCAGGAGCGGCTCGTCGTCGGTGCCGCTGGCAAGCGCGGCAACCGGCACCGGGTGCTGCTCTACCTCGCGGTCGCGACCCCCAACGACGTGCGGGCCGACGTCTCCCGCGACTCCGCGTGGGTCCTCGGCTACGGCCACCGCTCCGACCTCGAGGTCGTGGAGCGTCTGTGGGCCTCGCTGGTCGTGCAGATGACCGCCGCCGCGGACCGCCGGATCGCCCGCGGCGAGCACCGCGACGAGGGGTTGGCGGCGCTGTCGTGGCGGCTGTCGTTCTACGACGGGTGGGTGGCCGAGGTGGGCCGGCGCCTCGACGAGGCCCGCGTGCGCGCGCTCGCCGCCCTCGACGAGGCCCGCGCGGCCGCCCGGGCCGCCGACCCGGCGACAACCGCGACGTCCGGCCCGTCCACGTCGTCGGAGCTGGTGCTGCGCGAGAAGGCGGTGCGGGTCTCGGACTTCTACCGGGAGGCCTCGCAGGCGCGCGGGTCGTGGCGCGGCGCCTTCGACGGCCGCACCCGGGTCAGCGGGTCAGCCCGTCGCTCGGGGGCGTCGGACGGTGCGCGGGCCGACCTCGGCCAGCCGGGGCTCCGGCAGCGCGGGCAGCTCGGCGCGTGA
- a CDS encoding sulfotransferase: protein MTLKVDDLLAAARAKAGRADFGDTWFLEPLGVLVDALNDEAQLSEMGHSMTERRLTALLVDRLRLRDYQDAHPEALSIQPVVAAEICGLPRTGSTLLHRLLAASPQLTSTLSWECSYPLPFPSESPDAEVRKGKAKKMMEMFLELSPDFGDIHTVVWDGPEEDVLLLDRSFTAMSWDSFYWVPSYGVWLRSFDQSKAYDELRQWLQVLEHQDASRAGRQWVLKSPHHLTAADTVLDAFPECKIVMTHRSPTAAVPSYASMVSAMTAQYSDNGDPVQIGRYWSERFRECLQGFDEVRARRPERFVDVPFRDSVAQPLETATRVLGELGLTVTESDTAAFEDYLRVNREEKHGAHSYTAEEFGLSEEQLATDFDFYERAYL, encoded by the coding sequence ATGACCCTGAAGGTCGACGACCTGCTCGCCGCGGCCCGCGCCAAGGCCGGCCGGGCGGACTTCGGGGACACCTGGTTCCTCGAGCCGCTGGGGGTCCTCGTCGACGCCCTCAACGACGAGGCGCAGCTGTCGGAGATGGGCCACTCGATGACCGAGCGGCGGCTCACCGCGCTGCTCGTCGACCGGCTCCGGCTCCGCGACTACCAGGACGCCCACCCCGAGGCGCTCTCGATCCAGCCCGTCGTCGCCGCCGAGATCTGCGGGCTCCCCCGCACCGGGAGCACGCTGCTGCACCGGCTCCTCGCGGCCTCGCCGCAGCTGACCAGCACGCTGTCGTGGGAGTGCTCCTACCCGCTGCCCTTCCCCAGCGAGTCACCCGACGCCGAGGTCCGCAAGGGCAAGGCCAAGAAGATGATGGAGATGTTCCTCGAGCTCTCCCCCGACTTCGGCGACATCCACACCGTCGTCTGGGACGGGCCGGAGGAGGACGTCCTGCTGCTCGACCGGTCCTTCACCGCGATGAGCTGGGACAGCTTCTACTGGGTGCCGTCCTACGGCGTGTGGCTGCGCTCCTTCGACCAGAGCAAGGCGTACGACGAGCTGCGCCAGTGGCTGCAGGTGCTCGAGCACCAGGACGCCTCCCGGGCCGGGCGCCAGTGGGTGCTGAAGTCGCCGCACCACCTCACCGCGGCCGACACCGTCCTCGACGCCTTCCCCGAGTGCAAGATCGTCATGACGCACCGCTCGCCCACGGCCGCCGTCCCGTCGTACGCCTCGATGGTGTCGGCGATGACCGCGCAGTACAGCGACAACGGCGACCCCGTGCAGATCGGGCGCTACTGGAGCGAGCGGTTCCGCGAGTGCCTGCAGGGCTTCGACGAGGTGCGCGCGCGCCGGCCGGAGCGCTTCGTCGACGTGCCCTTCCGCGACTCCGTCGCGCAGCCGCTCGAGACCGCGACCCGCGTGCTCGGCGAGCTCGGGCTGACGGTGACGGAGTCCGACACCGCGGCCTTCGAGGACTACCTCCGGGTCAACCGCGAGGAGAAGCACGGCGCACACAGCTACACCGCAGAGGAGTTCGGGCTCTCGGAGGAGCAGCTCGCGACAGACTTCGACTTCTACGAGAGGGCCTACCTGTGA
- a CDS encoding TIGR04338 family metallohydrolase translates to MPETAARRDSQRSRVYAAEDAWAQRLDAARQGAELATIAGSSVLLPGERRFGTLAGAQDYAAAVLAQPAVVAVAGRLPAPGLRTRRGVTAAHWEPPGVIALPVPAHGEPWALREHVLLHELAHHVAETTGLAHQHSAPFPAVVLLLTGAALGEAAVLALRVSYGEHDVEVGVL, encoded by the coding sequence GTGCCCGAGACCGCCGCCCGCCGCGACTCCCAGCGCTCCCGCGTCTACGCGGCCGAGGACGCCTGGGCGCAGCGCCTCGATGCCGCGCGGCAGGGCGCCGAGCTCGCGACCATCGCCGGCAGCAGCGTGCTCCTCCCGGGCGAGCGACGCTTCGGCACGCTCGCCGGGGCGCAGGACTACGCCGCCGCGGTGCTCGCCCAGCCGGCTGTCGTGGCCGTGGCCGGCCGGCTCCCGGCTCCCGGGCTGCGCACCCGGCGCGGCGTGACCGCTGCCCACTGGGAGCCACCGGGGGTGATCGCGCTGCCGGTGCCGGCGCACGGCGAGCCGTGGGCGCTGCGCGAGCACGTGCTGCTGCACGAGCTCGCCCACCACGTCGCGGAGACCACCGGCCTCGCGCACCAGCACAGCGCGCCCTTCCCGGCGGTGGTGCTGCTGCTGACCGGCGCGGCCCTGGGAGAGGCAGCGGTGCTGGCGCTGCGGGTGAGCTACGGAGAGCACGACGTGGAGGTGGGGGTCCTGTGA
- a CDS encoding EthD domain-containing protein yields MEKLDYLVWRSGDLDAQVAALLDGSLLLPVVRRLTVSTADTSGEVPRPLLLMGRGDELAALVEVWLDSVDERAAVEALLGEADGYLVTESVPQAEPVAAPVGVRSPGLTHLTWFPKPARLTDEEFFHGWHDVHTPSSFALHPRRDGYVRDAVARALTPGAPPVRAIVSEHFPEVEDYTDPARLFGSREALQVTMDELPLYGDQADMSSRPLWRHVLR; encoded by the coding sequence GTGGAGAAGCTCGACTACCTGGTCTGGCGGTCCGGCGACCTCGATGCGCAGGTCGCGGCGCTGCTCGACGGCTCGCTGCTGCTGCCCGTCGTACGCCGCCTGACGGTCTCGACGGCGGACACGTCCGGCGAGGTACCGCGACCGCTGCTGCTGATGGGCCGGGGCGACGAGCTCGCGGCCCTGGTCGAGGTGTGGCTCGACTCCGTCGACGAGCGGGCAGCGGTCGAGGCACTGCTCGGCGAGGCGGACGGCTACCTCGTCACCGAGTCCGTGCCGCAGGCCGAGCCGGTCGCCGCACCGGTGGGGGTGCGCAGCCCGGGCCTCACCCACCTGACGTGGTTCCCGAAGCCCGCGCGGCTCACCGACGAGGAGTTCTTCCACGGCTGGCACGACGTGCACACGCCGTCGTCGTTCGCGCTGCACCCGCGCCGCGACGGCTACGTCCGCGACGCCGTCGCCCGGGCCCTGACGCCTGGTGCGCCGCCGGTGCGGGCGATCGTGTCGGAGCACTTTCCCGAGGTCGAGGACTACACCGACCCGGCCCGGCTGTTCGGCTCGCGCGAGGCGTTGCAGGTGACGATGGACGAGCTGCCGCTCTACGGCGACCAGGCCGACATGAGCAGCCGCCCGCTGTGGCGGCACGTCCTGCGCTAG
- a CDS encoding SDR family oxidoreductase encodes MILTDEVVVITGVGAGLGAKLAQRAVAEGAKVVMAARSDTVTSVIEKETDGAAVAVQCDVRKEEDCARVIDTAVERFGKVTGLVNSAYAHPGFHDLLETPDKGLRRSMDVILFGALQMARLAVPHMKAAGGGSIVNVGTMTTRKPMQGEGGYAVAKAAMTCATQFLALELGGSGIRVNQAIMGWLDGPGVRFYLEMTSQQKGITEQEVYDDIAGRNPLGRIPTDEACAGAILMLLSSYTSEVTGAILDVNGGEYMPA; translated from the coding sequence GTGATCCTGACCGACGAGGTCGTCGTCATCACCGGCGTCGGTGCCGGGCTCGGCGCCAAGCTCGCCCAGCGCGCCGTCGCGGAGGGCGCGAAGGTCGTCATGGCCGCGCGCTCCGACACCGTGACCTCGGTCATCGAGAAGGAGACCGACGGCGCCGCGGTGGCCGTGCAGTGCGACGTGCGCAAGGAGGAGGACTGCGCGCGCGTCATCGACACCGCCGTCGAGCGCTTCGGCAAGGTCACCGGCCTGGTCAACAGCGCCTACGCGCACCCCGGTTTCCACGACCTGCTCGAGACCCCCGACAAGGGCCTGCGCCGCTCGATGGACGTCATCCTGTTCGGTGCGCTGCAGATGGCCCGCCTCGCGGTGCCGCACATGAAGGCGGCAGGCGGCGGCTCGATCGTCAACGTCGGCACGATGACGACCCGCAAGCCGATGCAGGGCGAGGGCGGCTACGCCGTCGCGAAGGCCGCGATGACGTGCGCGACGCAGTTCCTCGCGCTCGAGCTCGGCGGCTCCGGCATCCGCGTCAACCAGGCCATCATGGGCTGGCTCGACGGCCCGGGCGTGCGCTTCTACCTCGAGATGACCTCCCAGCAGAAGGGCATCACCGAGCAGGAGGTCTACGACGACATCGCCGGTCGCAACCCACTCGGTCGGATCCCCACCGACGAGGCCTGCGCCGGGGCGATCCTCATGCTGCTGTCGTCCTACACCTCCGAGGTCACCGGCGCGATCCTCGACGTCAACGGCGGGGAGTACATGCCGGCATGA
- a CDS encoding nuclear transport factor 2 family protein: MDLQEMSDRLEVYDLLARYSWCIDSRDWDGLTALFTDDAFLDYTSTGGIAGTLPEQQAYFAKVLPMFKGSQHLSGTTTFDVSDGPDLLRTRTICLNPMVCDDADTYFVGLWYVDELRRVDGSWRFARRVEEQSWTFHTAHR; the protein is encoded by the coding sequence ATGGACCTGCAGGAGATGAGCGACCGGCTCGAGGTCTACGACCTGCTGGCCCGCTACTCCTGGTGCATCGACAGCCGCGACTGGGACGGGCTCACCGCGCTGTTCACCGACGACGCGTTCCTCGACTACACCTCGACCGGCGGCATCGCGGGCACGCTGCCCGAGCAGCAGGCCTACTTCGCCAAGGTGCTGCCGATGTTCAAGGGGTCCCAGCACCTGTCCGGGACGACGACCTTCGACGTCAGCGACGGGCCTGACCTGCTGCGCACCCGCACCATCTGCCTCAACCCGATGGTCTGCGACGACGCCGACACCTACTTCGTCGGGCTCTGGTACGTCGACGAGCTCCGTCGGGTGGACGGCTCCTGGCGCTTCGCGCGCCGCGTGGAGGAGCAGTCCTGGACCTTCCACACCGCCCACCGCTGA
- a CDS encoding MaoC family dehydratase — MSSKGESAFALYEAAIGQSEGTGEWFEVDQARIDAFAEVTEDRQFIHVDPEACAQMSPWGVPIAHGFLTLSMLTHLCGSIPQDPARLDGILMGVNYGFDKVRFVNPVKVGQKVRASSVVSAVEQKDPSTLQVTQTVTVEIEGEAKPALVAEWVTRRVYG; from the coding sequence GTGTCGAGCAAGGGCGAGAGCGCGTTCGCGCTGTACGAGGCGGCCATCGGTCAGTCGGAGGGCACGGGCGAGTGGTTCGAGGTCGACCAGGCCCGCATCGACGCCTTCGCCGAGGTCACCGAGGACCGCCAGTTCATCCACGTCGACCCGGAGGCCTGCGCGCAGATGTCGCCGTGGGGCGTGCCGATCGCGCACGGCTTCCTCACGCTGTCGATGCTGACCCACCTGTGCGGCTCGATCCCGCAGGATCCGGCCCGTCTCGACGGCATCCTCATGGGCGTCAACTACGGCTTCGACAAGGTCCGCTTCGTCAACCCGGTGAAGGTCGGCCAGAAGGTCCGCGCCTCGTCGGTCGTCTCCGCGGTCGAGCAGAAGGACCCGAGCACGCTGCAGGTCACGCAGACCGTCACCGTCGAGATCGAGGGCGAGGCCAAGCCGGCCCTCGTCGCCGAGTGGGTCACCCGCCGCGTCTACGGCTGA